A stretch of the Bacteroidota bacterium genome encodes the following:
- a CDS encoding TonB-dependent receptor encodes MNLKLKEDAKKGYFGKVSAASDFQNFHEGEVLANKFKGSQKVSVFALASNTPKSTFGWGDMYKYGLDNESNMIEGEDGERYWYQNNNQNQGVPKTLKSGFYFNDRISKKSKLGVNYTYNNNQLQANGSTRSQFFLADTNYVTDNVNENLQRNESHSINLKLIQTLDSLTELELEPKFKLNSGKQNNNQITRFLTDEDSLMRQTNVSNNNAAKGYNLNAKAKLTRKFKNRDRLFRINYNITLDDNKSDGFLKSYNSTYDSIPTNDSIDQKKNNYSYSQMHNGTIIYTEPLTKKIKLEFDYLFNYNLSKQNKKALNFYNGEYSAYDSLLTNDFENIKMTNRFGIKFIHETKKQSFNFGARIRNVEISNSNLITNQVYKQSVNNILPFLGYNYRFSQSTRFNFRYTTNSAQPSVNQLQPVPDNTNPNQVIVGNPNLLPTFSNNFNMSFNSYKPISGKYIWANANYSLTDNAFANSVTYDSLGRTVSQTVNVDGNYSANAYIGGGIPFFSRALNIQPSGNITYDNYSSYINSKKNTVNSFNWNLGLGIDLDIDTLAFSVSYNYDRTTPSNSLSSAANKPFSEHQFRADFRLKLPWKMLIESEATYTINNQRADGYNLNYIVWGAAVQKSFLKNENLILRVEGNDLLNQNISNTRTVQDNVITDTKTNVISRYFLLRLTYKFNSTKTKDNEEDYW; translated from the coding sequence ATGAATCTGAAATTGAAAGAGGATGCCAAGAAAGGTTATTTTGGAAAAGTATCAGCAGCTAGCGATTTCCAGAATTTTCATGAAGGTGAAGTCTTGGCCAATAAATTTAAAGGTTCTCAAAAAGTCTCGGTATTTGCTTTGGCGAGCAACACCCCTAAATCTACTTTTGGGTGGGGAGATATGTATAAATACGGTCTCGACAATGAATCGAATATGATTGAAGGTGAGGACGGAGAACGCTATTGGTATCAGAATAATAACCAAAATCAAGGGGTTCCTAAAACGTTAAAAAGTGGTTTCTATTTCAACGATCGGATTTCAAAGAAATCAAAGTTGGGTGTTAACTATACTTATAATAACAATCAGTTACAAGCGAACGGTTCTACTCGTTCACAATTTTTCCTCGCTGATACAAATTATGTAACTGATAACGTGAACGAAAATCTTCAACGAAATGAGAGTCATTCCATTAATTTAAAATTAATACAAACTCTGGATTCACTTACGGAACTCGAATTGGAGCCAAAGTTTAAGTTGAATTCAGGGAAACAAAACAATAATCAAATTACCCGATTTTTAACAGATGAAGATTCCTTGATGCGTCAGACAAATGTTTCGAATAATAATGCAGCGAAGGGGTATAATCTGAATGCAAAAGCCAAACTTACTCGGAAATTTAAAAATCGCGATCGCTTGTTCCGCATCAATTATAACATCACATTGGATGATAATAAGTCAGATGGTTTTTTGAAATCCTACAACTCTACTTATGATTCTATTCCTACAAACGACAGCATTGATCAGAAAAAAAACAATTACAGTTATTCGCAAATGCATAATGGAACCATCATTTACACAGAACCATTAACAAAGAAAATAAAACTTGAATTTGATTATTTGTTCAACTATAACCTGTCTAAACAAAACAAAAAAGCTTTAAACTTTTACAATGGCGAATATTCTGCTTATGATTCTCTTTTGACGAACGATTTTGAAAATATAAAGATGACCAACCGGTTTGGAATTAAATTCATTCATGAAACCAAGAAACAATCGTTTAACTTCGGTGCCCGTATTAGAAATGTTGAAATCAGCAATTCTAATTTAATTACCAATCAAGTCTATAAACAATCGGTGAACAATATTTTGCCGTTTTTAGGATATAATTACCGCTTCAGTCAGAGTACCCGTTTTAATTTTAGATACACCACCAACTCCGCACAGCCGAGTGTTAATCAATTGCAACCCGTGCCTGACAACACAAATCCGAATCAAGTGATTGTTGGTAATCCAAATTTGCTTCCGACTTTTAGCAATAATTTTAATATGTCTTTTAATTCTTACAAGCCTATCAGCGGGAAATACATTTGGGCAAATGCTAATTATTCCCTTACAGATAATGCTTTTGCTAATTCAGTTACGTATGATAGTTTAGGTAGAACGGTTTCCCAAACGGTAAATGTGGATGGAAATTATAGTGCAAATGCATACATCGGAGGAGGTATTCCTTTCTTTTCTCGCGCTTTGAATATTCAACCAAGTGGGAATATAACATATGATAATTATTCCAGTTATATTAACTCTAAAAAAAATACAGTTAATTCATTCAATTGGAACCTCGGATTGGGCATTGATTTAGACATTGATACCTTGGCTTTTTCTGTCAGTTATAATTACGATCGCACAACCCCTTCCAATTCGCTTAGTTCTGCAGCAAATAAACCTTTTTCAGAGCATCAGTTTCGTGCAGATTTCAGATTGAAGCTGCCATGGAAAATGCTTATTGAGTCGGAAGCGACTTATACCATCAACAATCAGCGTGCTGATGGATATAACCTGAATTACATTGTGTGGGGTGCAGCAGTGCAAAAGTCTTTCCTGAAGAATGAAAATCTAATTCTCCGTGTTGAAGGAAATGACCTTTTGAATCAGAACATCAGCAATACTCGTACCGTGCAGGATAACGTCATAACAGATACAAAAACCAATGTCATCTCTCGTTATTTTTTATTACGCCTGACTTATAAGTTTAACAGTACAAAAACAAAAGACAATGAAGAAGATTATTGGTAG
- a CDS encoding dehydrogenase E1 component subunit alpha/beta has protein sequence MITAESPIRYDRKKYKDDTLIALYKGVLKPRMIEEKMLVLLRQGRIAKWFSGIGQEAGSVGAAMALEKEEYILPMHRNLGVFTSRGIPLNRLFCQFQGKPSGFTKGRDRSFHFGTQEYKIVGMISHLGPQLGLADGIALANVLKKNEKVTLVYSGDGGASEGDFHESLNVAAVWSLPVIFAIENNGYGLSTPSNEQFKCKQFIDKGIGYGMEAVQVDGNNVLEVYDTVKRLAESIRKNPRPVLLELITFRMRGHEEASGTKYVPKELLDIWGKKDPLNNFEKYLLEEGVLDEKMIEDFRSEIKTEIEEGLELAYAETLPPPNTELELKDMYKPFEFNETLPAGNKTNKRFIDAISDGLRLAMEKHENLVLMGQDIAEYGGVFKITEGFVEKFGKGRVRNTPLCEAAIVGSGFGLSINGMKAMVEMQFADFVTEGFNQIVNNLAKSHYRWGQNADVVVRMPTGAAVAAGPFHSQSNEAWFFHTPGLKIAYPAFASDAKGLLLTAFEDPNPVMFFEHKALYRSITEDISDDYYTIPFGKARLVREGSDLTIVTYGLGVHWAMEILDNHPEIKADLIDLRTLVPLDRETIINSVLKTGKAIVLHEDTLTGGIGGELSSIINENCFQNLDAPVVRVGSLDTPVPMNADLEWNFLPKARFEDALMDLFKY, from the coding sequence ATGATTACTGCAGAATCCCCCATCCGTTACGATCGGAAAAAATACAAAGACGATACCTTAATTGCACTCTATAAAGGTGTATTAAAGCCTCGAATGATTGAGGAAAAGATGTTGGTTTTACTCCGTCAAGGACGAATTGCAAAGTGGTTTAGCGGAATCGGGCAAGAGGCCGGTTCAGTTGGTGCAGCCATGGCTTTGGAGAAAGAAGAGTATATTTTGCCGATGCACCGTAATTTGGGTGTCTTTACTTCTCGTGGTATTCCTTTAAATCGATTGTTTTGCCAGTTTCAAGGAAAACCAAGTGGCTTTACCAAAGGGCGCGACCGTTCATTTCACTTCGGTACCCAAGAGTATAAAATTGTAGGGATGATTTCGCACTTAGGTCCACAATTGGGATTGGCTGATGGCATTGCACTTGCCAACGTGTTAAAAAAGAATGAAAAAGTAACATTGGTGTATTCTGGTGATGGTGGTGCAAGTGAAGGCGATTTTCATGAATCATTAAATGTAGCTGCCGTTTGGAGTTTGCCCGTAATTTTCGCGATTGAAAACAATGGTTACGGTTTATCAACGCCTAGCAACGAACAGTTTAAGTGTAAACAATTTATCGACAAAGGAATTGGTTATGGAATGGAAGCGGTGCAAGTAGATGGGAACAACGTGTTGGAAGTATATGATACCGTAAAACGATTAGCTGAATCTATTCGTAAAAACCCTCGCCCAGTTTTGTTGGAATTAATTACTTTCCGTATGCGCGGCCATGAGGAAGCTTCGGGGACGAAATATGTTCCAAAGGAACTATTGGACATTTGGGGCAAAAAAGATCCGTTGAATAATTTTGAAAAATACTTGTTGGAAGAAGGTGTGTTGGATGAAAAGATGATTGAGGACTTCCGCTCCGAAATTAAAACAGAAATTGAAGAAGGATTAGAATTGGCCTATGCGGAAACATTGCCTCCTCCCAATACGGAATTGGAATTGAAGGACATGTATAAGCCTTTTGAATTCAATGAAACACTTCCTGCCGGGAATAAAACAAATAAACGCTTTATCGATGCGATTTCAGATGGACTAAGATTGGCCATGGAGAAGCATGAGAATTTAGTGTTGATGGGGCAGGACATTGCCGAATACGGTGGTGTATTTAAAATCACCGAAGGATTTGTAGAAAAATTTGGAAAAGGGAGAGTAAGAAATACACCATTGTGTGAAGCCGCGATTGTTGGAAGTGGATTCGGTTTATCCATCAATGGAATGAAAGCAATGGTGGAAATGCAGTTTGCTGATTTTGTAACAGAAGGATTTAATCAGATTGTAAACAACTTGGCGAAATCACATTACCGTTGGGGACAAAATGCTGACGTTGTTGTACGAATGCCTACAGGTGCTGCTGTTGCAGCCGGGCCATTTCACTCACAAAGTAACGAAGCATGGTTCTTCCATACTCCCGGATTAAAAATTGCATATCCAGCATTCGCAAGTGATGCTAAGGGCCTTTTGTTAACAGCGTTTGAAGATCCGAATCCCGTAATGTTTTTTGAACACAAAGCATTGTATAGAAGCATAACGGAAGATATTTCAGACGATTATTATACCATTCCTTTTGGGAAAGCACGTTTGGTTAGAGAAGGAAGCGATTTAACAATTGTTACGTATGGTTTAGGTGTGCATTGGGCAATGGAAATTTTAGACAATCATCCCGAAATAAAAGCGGATTTAATCGACTTAAGAACACTCGTGCCATTGGATCGTGAAACAATAATAAATTCTGTTCTTAAAACAGGAAAAGCAATTGTTTTGCATGAAGATACATTAACCGGTGGAATCGGAGGCGAATTATCATCCATCATTAATGAAAATTGTTTCCAAAACTTGGACGCACCTGTTGTGCGCGTGGGTAGCTTGGATACACCAGTGCCAATGAATGCCGATTTAGAATGGAATTTTTTACCGAAAGCTCGATTCGAAGACGCTTTGATGGACTTATTCAAATACTAA
- a CDS encoding GLPGLI family protein has product MKKIIGRTILLLLLVVFIAGSSLAQITAGKIVFERKTNLYKKFKDDDVKEWLKEEDKSKVDMFELYFNDSLSVFMPQESDLKERMSWATSKNTTYQNFKTNTTLSIKSVWGEQLSVQDSIQKRTWKITESKRVISGYNCRKAIWNMNDSTRIYVWYTDDIMPNVGPESFCGLPGAILGLATEDGGVIYFAKSVEITKPALELLVPKKGKGKVYGTAELKTKLEKDFGKNPWGKAMIRELFSW; this is encoded by the coding sequence ATGAAGAAGATTATTGGTAGAACGATTCTGTTACTCTTGCTTGTGGTTTTTATTGCGGGTTCTTCTTTGGCGCAAATCACCGCAGGGAAAATTGTGTTTGAACGTAAAACAAATTTGTATAAAAAATTTAAAGATGACGATGTAAAAGAATGGTTAAAAGAAGAAGATAAAAGTAAGGTAGATATGTTTGAGCTTTATTTTAACGATTCGTTATCTGTTTTTATGCCACAGGAAAGCGATTTAAAAGAACGCATGAGTTGGGCAACAAGTAAAAATACTACGTATCAAAATTTTAAAACGAACACAACTTTATCAATCAAAAGTGTATGGGGAGAACAGTTGTCGGTTCAAGATTCAATTCAGAAACGCACCTGGAAAATTACAGAGAGTAAACGCGTAATCAGTGGCTACAATTGTCGAAAAGCAATCTGGAATATGAATGATAGTACCCGTATTTATGTTTGGTATACCGATGATATAATGCCGAATGTTGGTCCAGAGAGTTTTTGTGGATTGCCCGGAGCAATCTTAGGCCTAGCAACAGAAGATGGTGGTGTTATTTATTTTGCAAAGAGTGTTGAAATAACGAAACCGGCTTTGGAATTATTAGTACCTAAAAAAGGGAAAGGCAAAGTGTATGGTACTGCCGAATTGAAAACCAAGTTGGAAAAAGATTTTGGGAAAAATCCTTGGGGAAAAGCGATGATTCGAGAGTTGTTTAGCTGGTAA
- a CDS encoding carboxypeptidase regulatory-like domain-containing protein, with protein sequence MSISGNVQDTVSKTPLKNTVAMAIRIKDSVLVAHTRTDENGYFKLANLPIDTVQVIISNSRFAEQSYYVFGSKTNFEFDFGKIILPPKSQQLGEVIIYAFKDPVYYKGDTLIYTADSFKVKPNATVEDLLRKLPGIKVDAQGKITSQGKEVSQVLVDGDEFFGSDPTVATKNLAATGVESVQVYEKRMKMPGMVKKKLLR encoded by the coding sequence ATGTCAATCTCCGGTAATGTTCAAGATACAGTCTCCAAAACTCCTTTGAAAAATACAGTGGCAATGGCCATTCGAATTAAGGATTCCGTTTTGGTAGCTCATACTCGCACCGATGAAAATGGGTACTTTAAATTAGCGAATCTACCCATTGATACCGTTCAAGTGATTATTTCCAACTCCAGATTTGCCGAACAATCTTATTACGTGTTTGGTAGCAAAACGAATTTTGAATTTGACTTCGGAAAAATAATACTTCCTCCTAAAAGCCAGCAACTGGGAGAAGTAATCATTTATGCGTTTAAAGATCCTGTTTACTACAAGGGCGATACGTTGATTTATACCGCAGATTCTTTTAAAGTCAAGCCAAATGCAACTGTTGAAGACTTATTACGAAAGCTTCCGGGAATTAAAGTAGATGCCCAAGGGAAAATTACCTCACAAGGAAAAGAAGTCAGCCAGGTATTGGTGGATGGTGACGAATTTTTTGGAAGCGATCCAACTGTTGCTACCAAGAACTTAGCAGCTACTGGTGTTGAGTCTGTTCAGGTTTATGAGAAAAGAATGAAAATGCCGGGGATGGTGAAGAAGAAACTACTCAGGTGA
- a CDS encoding DHCW motif cupin fold protein, with the protein MNNIPFQTIDWTSINKVEYKGETGIAYWQTIEFNGLRIRLVEYTKGYLADHWCEKGHIVHCLEGEFITELSTGEKTKLSKGQSYIVSDELSSHRSVSENGVKLMIVDGDFLKNK; encoded by the coding sequence ATGAATAATATTCCATTTCAAACCATCGATTGGACTTCAATCAACAAAGTTGAATACAAAGGAGAAACCGGAATTGCTTATTGGCAAACCATCGAATTTAATGGACTCCGAATACGATTAGTAGAATACACAAAAGGTTATTTAGCAGATCACTGGTGTGAGAAAGGACATATCGTTCATTGTTTGGAAGGAGAATTCATCACCGAATTAAGCACCGGAGAAAAAACAAAGTTATCGAAAGGCCAATCCTATATTGTTTCGGATGAGCTTAGTTCTCATCGCTCTGTTTCTGAAAATGGTGTTAAACTAATGATTGTGGATGGTGACTTTTTGAAAAACAAATAG